From Saimiri boliviensis isolate mSaiBol1 chromosome 9, mSaiBol1.pri, whole genome shotgun sequence, a single genomic window includes:
- the AGTR1 gene encoding type-1 angiotensin II receptor → MILNSSTEDGIKRIQDDCPKAGRHNYIFVMIPTLYSIIFVVGIFGNSLVVIVIYFYMKLKTVASVFLLNLALADLCFLLTLPLWAVYTAMEYRWPFGNYLCKMASGSVSFNLYASVFLLTCLSIDRYLAIVHPMKSRLRRTMLVAKVTCIIIWLLAGLASLPAVIHRNVFFIENTNVTVCAFHYEYQNSTLPIGLGLTKNILGFLLPFLIILTSYTLIWKALKKAYEIQKNKPRNDDIFKIIMAIVLFFFFSWIPHQIFTFLDVLIQLRIIHDCRIADIVDTAMPITICIAYFNNCLNPLFYGFLGKKFKKYFLQLLKYIPPKAKSHSNLSTKMSTLSYRPSDNVSSSTKKSEPCFEVE, encoded by the coding sequence ATGATTCTCAACTCTTCTACTGAAGATGGTATTAAAAGAATCCAAGATGATTGTCCCAAAGCTGGAAGGCATAATTACATATTTGTCATGATTCCTACTTTATACAGTATCATCTTTGTGGTGGGAATATTTGGAAACAGCTTGGTGGTAATagtcatttacttttacatgaaACTGAAGACTGTGGccagtgtttttcttttgaatttagcGCTGGCTGACTTATGCTTTTTACTGACTTTGCCACTGTGGGCTGTCTACACCGCTATGGAATACCGCTGGCCCTTTGGCAATTACCTGTGTAAGATGGCTTCAGGCAGCGTCAGTTTCAACCTGTATGCTAGCGTGTTTCTACTCACGTGTCTCAGCATCGATCGATACCTGGCTATTGTTCACCCAATGAAGTCCCGCCTTCGACGCACAATGCTTGTAGCCAAAGTCACCTGCATCATCATTTGGCTGCTGGCGGGCTTGGCCAGTTTGCCAGCTGTAATCCATCGAAATGTATTTTTCATCGAGAACACCAATGTTACAGTTTGTGCTTTCCATTATGAGTACCAAAATTCAACCCTCCCAATAGGGCTGGGCCTGACAAAAAATATTCTGGGTTTCCTGCTTCCTTTTCTGATCATTCTTACAAGTTATACTCTTATTTGGAAGGCCCTAAAGAAGGCTTATGAAATTCAGAAGAACAAGCCAAGAAATGAtgatatttttaagataattatggcaattgtgcttttctttttcttttcctggattCCCCACCAAATATTCACTTTTCTGGATGTATTGATTCAACTCCGCATCATACATGACTGTAGAATTGCAGATATTGTGGACACTGCCATGCCCATCACCATTTGTATAGCTTATTTTAATAATTGCCTGAAtcctcttttttatggctttctggggaaaaaatttaaaaaatattttctgcagcTTCTAAAATATATTCCCCCAAAAGCCAAATCCCACTCAAACCTTTCAACAAAAATGAGCACGCTTTCCTACCGGCCCTCAGATAATGTAAGCTCATCTACCAAGAAGTCTGAACCATGTTTTGAGGTTGAGTGA